In Corynebacterium afermentans subsp. afermentans, a genomic segment contains:
- the ctaC gene encoding aa3-type cytochrome oxidase subunit II: protein MDKEVNRGFAKKAGVAAALLLGSFGLAGCDVAAPEAVANILDMGWPDPVTPEGTQMYNFWVWTWVAAWIIGIIMWGLFIMAIVRWNSKARAKSGAGEFPRQTQYNIGLELGLTVLPIIIVMVLFFFTVQAQTKTTALDKDPKVTVDVTGYQWNWKFGYANVAGDLTADGQDYDGLDAERQALAEETKFDPEDMHNANPIHGTSMGDQSYLNFNEIETIGSTEEVPVLVLPTDTAIEFRLASGDVNHAFWVPEFLFKRDVYAHPENNQQQRAFQIERIEEEGAFVGRCAEMCGTYHAMMNFEVRAVSPEKFEQYIQFRRDNPGAPNSEALKSIGEDPYATSTRPFVSGRTDTRDGNNSVDPNANV, encoded by the coding sequence GTGGATAAGGAAGTAAACCGCGGTTTCGCCAAGAAGGCCGGCGTCGCGGCAGCACTCCTGCTCGGCAGCTTCGGGCTCGCTGGCTGTGACGTCGCTGCGCCGGAGGCGGTCGCAAACATCCTCGACATGGGCTGGCCGGACCCAGTCACCCCTGAGGGCACCCAGATGTACAACTTCTGGGTCTGGACCTGGGTTGCCGCCTGGATTATCGGCATCATCATGTGGGGGCTGTTCATCATGGCCATCGTCCGCTGGAACTCTAAGGCCCGCGCGAAGAGCGGCGCCGGCGAGTTCCCGCGCCAGACGCAGTACAACATCGGCCTCGAGCTGGGGCTGACCGTCCTGCCGATCATCATCGTCATGGTGCTGTTCTTCTTCACCGTTCAGGCGCAGACGAAGACCACCGCCCTGGACAAGGATCCGAAGGTGACCGTCGACGTCACCGGCTACCAGTGGAACTGGAAGTTCGGCTACGCCAACGTTGCCGGCGACCTGACCGCGGACGGCCAGGACTACGACGGTCTGGATGCCGAACGTCAGGCGCTCGCCGAGGAGACCAAGTTCGATCCGGAGGACATGCACAACGCGAACCCGATCCACGGCACGTCCATGGGCGACCAGTCCTACCTCAACTTCAACGAGATCGAGACCATCGGCTCCACCGAAGAGGTGCCGGTGCTGGTGCTGCCGACCGACACGGCGATTGAGTTCCGCCTCGCGTCCGGCGACGTGAACCACGCGTTCTGGGTTCCGGAGTTCCTGTTCAAGCGCGACGTCTACGCGCACCCGGAGAACAACCAACAGCAGCGCGCGTTCCAGATTGAGCGCATTGAGGAAGAGGGCGCCTTCGTCGGCCGCTGTGCTGAGATGTGCGGTACCTACCACGCAATGATGAACTTCGAGGTCCGCGCTGTGAGCCCGGAGAAGTTCGAGCAGTACATCCAGTTCCGCCGGGACAACCCGGGTGCCCCGAACTCCGAGGCGCTGAAGTCCATCGGTGAGGACCCGTACGCCACCTCCACCCGTCCGTTCGTCTCGGGCCGCACTGACACCCGCGACGGCAACAACTCTGTCGACCCGAACGCGAACGTTTAA
- the ctaF gene encoding aa3-type cytochrome oxidase subunit IV, whose amino-acid sequence MGTGSKVFYAIGTFLALMAVFYILATAWIGEDAYLFGVEWVGAVGLVLAAVMSFMLAGYLDITERRMDIVPEDWEEAEIEDGAGVLGFFSPSSIWPFTMSVAICVLGLGIAFWQLWLLALGAVFLIWATAMLSLQYGIPREKH is encoded by the coding sequence ATGGGAACTGGATCAAAGGTTTTCTACGCCATCGGCACCTTCCTTGCTTTGATGGCCGTGTTCTACATCCTCGCCACCGCTTGGATCGGTGAGGACGCGTACCTCTTCGGTGTGGAGTGGGTCGGCGCTGTTGGTCTCGTGCTGGCTGCTGTCATGTCCTTCATGCTCGCCGGCTACCTCGACATCACCGAGCGTCGCATGGATATCGTCCCGGAGGACTGGGAAGAGGCGGAGATCGAAGACGGCGCCGGCGTGCTCGGCTTCTTCTCCCCGAGCTCCATCTGGCCGTTCACGATGTCCGTCGCCATCTGCGTGCTCGGCCTGGGCATTGCCTTCTGGCAGCTGTGGCTGCTCGCCCTTGGTGCAGTGTTCCTGATTTGGGCCACCGCCATGCTGAGCCTGCAGTACGGTATTCCGCGTGAGAAGCACTAG
- the qcrA gene encoding cytochrome bc1 complex Rieske iron-sulfur subunit → MSDVKKNYTKEELDRMSNAELAALGTELDDVTVAYRKERFPVEGDPREKSAATGIGIWLTISIISALAFLGVYLFWPWEPKFHGDEGLFIYTLYTPLLGLTAALAFCGLGVAIIQYVKKFVPEEIAVQRRHDGRSSELDRRTTTALLNDAWETSTLGRRSALKGLLGTAGVLAGLMVIAPLGGMIKNPWKVRHELDYHGDGTLWTHGWTIQDKGVKVYLGRDTGAIAELHEGQTGSHYTTAGVSRLVRMRPEDLPAGAMETVFPLYPEDVNDGKDYDPERDVYEHHMHSLHGPRNSVMLIRLRSQDAKKAIEREGQEDFHYGDYYAYSKICTHIGCPTSLYEAQTNRILCPCHQSQFDALQYGKPVFGPAARALPQLPVTVDEDGYLIANGNFIEPVGPAFWERQS, encoded by the coding sequence ATGAGTGATGTGAAGAAGAATTACACGAAGGAAGAGCTGGACCGCATGAGCAATGCGGAGCTGGCCGCCCTGGGCACCGAGCTCGACGACGTCACGGTGGCGTACCGCAAGGAGCGCTTCCCGGTCGAGGGCGACCCGCGCGAGAAGTCCGCTGCCACCGGCATTGGTATCTGGCTGACCATCTCGATCATCTCGGCGTTGGCCTTCCTCGGCGTTTACCTGTTCTGGCCGTGGGAGCCGAAGTTCCACGGCGATGAGGGCCTGTTTATCTACACCCTCTACACGCCGCTGCTCGGCCTGACCGCCGCGCTGGCGTTCTGCGGCCTCGGCGTCGCCATCATCCAATACGTGAAGAAGTTCGTGCCCGAAGAGATCGCGGTGCAGCGTCGCCACGACGGCCGCTCCAGCGAGTTGGACCGCCGCACCACTACCGCGCTGTTGAACGACGCGTGGGAGACCTCGACGCTGGGCCGCCGCTCGGCGCTGAAGGGTCTGCTGGGCACCGCGGGTGTTCTCGCCGGTCTGATGGTCATCGCTCCGCTCGGCGGCATGATTAAGAACCCGTGGAAGGTCCGCCACGAGCTGGACTACCACGGCGACGGCACCCTGTGGACCCACGGTTGGACCATTCAGGACAAGGGCGTGAAGGTCTACCTCGGCCGCGACACCGGCGCTATCGCCGAGCTGCACGAGGGCCAGACGGGTTCCCACTACACCACCGCTGGTGTGTCCCGCCTGGTGCGTATGCGCCCGGAGGATCTTCCGGCCGGTGCCATGGAGACGGTGTTCCCGCTCTACCCGGAGGACGTCAACGACGGCAAAGACTACGACCCTGAGCGCGATGTCTACGAGCACCACATGCACTCCCTCCACGGTCCGCGCAACTCTGTCATGCTCATTCGTCTTCGTTCTCAGGACGCGAAGAAGGCGATCGAGCGTGAGGGCCAGGAGGACTTCCACTACGGCGACTACTACGCCTACTCCAAGATCTGCACGCACATCGGTTGCCCGACCTCGCTCTACGAGGCTCAGACCAACCGCATCCTGTGCCCGTGCCACCAGTCGCAGTTCGATGCTCTGCAGTACGGCAAGCCGGTCTTCGGCCCGGCCGCTCGTGCACTGCCGCAGCTGCCTGTGACTGTTGACGAAGACGGTTACCTCATCGCCAACGGGAACTTCATTGAGCCCGTCGGCCCGGCATTCTGGGAGCGTCAGTCCTAA
- the asnB gene encoding asparagine synthase (glutamine-hydrolyzing) gives MCGLLALLTADANAAKFVDSVERALPCMYHRGPDAAGTWNDDSAVFGFNRLAIIDLEHSHQPLRWGPADNPERYALTFNGEIYNYIELREELQAAGHTFNTSGDGEPIVVGFHHWGANVVEHLRGMFAFVIWDTETQTMFAARDQFGIKPLFYATTDKGTVFASEKKSILEMAPELGLGLDLDRRAIEHYVDLQYVPEPESLHKEIRRVESGCTVTLKPGGKVHSDRYFKPHFKSQPVPKGKEQDLYDRIAHALENSVEKHMRADVTVGSFLSGGIDSTAIAALAKRHNPNLLTFTTGFEREGYSEVDVAAESAEAIGVEHIVKIVSPEEYANAIPKIMWYLDDPVADPSLVPLFFVAQEARKHVKVVLSGEGADELFGGYTIYKEPLSLAPFEKLPGALNKGLNRLSRVLPEGMKGKSLLERGTTPIEDRYYGNARSFNFDQLSRVLPWAKREWDHREVTAPIYAASTEMDPVARMQNLDLFTWMRGDILVKADKMNMANSLELRVPFLDKEVFEVAQTIPFDQKIANGTTKYALRKAMEQIVPPHVLHRKKLGFPVPMRHWLAGDELYGWAQDTIRESQTDDIFAKDQVLEMLKEHRDGVSDHSRRLWTVLAFMVWHGIFVEHRIDPQIEHKDYPVQL, from the coding sequence ATGTGTGGCCTTCTTGCCCTTCTAACCGCGGACGCAAACGCAGCCAAGTTCGTTGATTCTGTCGAGCGCGCCCTGCCGTGCATGTACCACCGCGGCCCGGACGCGGCCGGCACCTGGAACGACGACTCGGCCGTGTTCGGGTTTAACCGCTTGGCCATCATCGACCTCGAGCACTCCCACCAGCCGCTGCGTTGGGGCCCAGCAGACAACCCGGAGCGTTACGCGCTGACCTTCAACGGCGAGATCTACAACTACATTGAGCTGCGCGAAGAACTGCAGGCCGCCGGCCACACCTTCAACACGTCCGGCGACGGCGAGCCGATCGTGGTGGGCTTCCACCACTGGGGCGCGAACGTTGTGGAGCACCTGCGCGGCATGTTCGCGTTTGTCATCTGGGACACCGAGACGCAGACGATGTTCGCGGCGCGCGACCAGTTCGGCATCAAGCCGCTGTTCTACGCCACCACCGATAAGGGCACGGTCTTCGCCTCCGAGAAGAAGTCCATCCTGGAGATGGCGCCGGAGCTCGGTCTAGGCCTGGATCTTGACCGTCGTGCGATCGAGCACTACGTGGACCTGCAGTACGTGCCCGAGCCGGAGAGCCTCCACAAGGAGATCCGCCGCGTCGAGTCCGGCTGCACCGTCACCTTGAAGCCGGGCGGAAAGGTGCACTCGGACCGCTACTTCAAGCCGCACTTCAAATCCCAGCCAGTGCCGAAGGGCAAGGAGCAGGACCTCTACGACCGCATCGCGCATGCACTTGAGAATTCGGTGGAAAAGCACATGCGTGCCGACGTCACCGTTGGCTCCTTCCTCTCCGGCGGCATCGACTCCACCGCGATTGCCGCCCTGGCGAAGCGCCACAACCCGAACCTGCTCACCTTCACCACCGGTTTTGAGCGCGAGGGCTACTCCGAGGTGGACGTGGCCGCCGAGTCCGCCGAGGCGATCGGCGTGGAGCACATCGTGAAGATTGTCTCCCCGGAGGAGTACGCCAACGCCATTCCGAAGATCATGTGGTACCTGGACGACCCGGTGGCGGACCCGTCCCTGGTGCCGCTGTTCTTCGTGGCGCAGGAGGCCCGCAAGCACGTCAAGGTGGTGCTCTCCGGCGAGGGCGCCGACGAGCTGTTCGGCGGCTACACCATTTACAAGGAGCCGCTGTCGCTCGCGCCGTTTGAGAAGCTGCCGGGTGCACTGAACAAGGGCCTGAACCGTTTGAGCCGCGTGCTGCCGGAGGGCATGAAGGGCAAGAGCCTACTCGAGCGCGGCACCACCCCGATCGAGGACCGCTACTACGGCAACGCCCGCTCCTTCAACTTCGATCAGCTCAGCCGCGTGCTGCCGTGGGCGAAGCGCGAATGGGACCACCGCGAGGTCACCGCCCCGATCTACGCCGCCTCCACCGAGATGGACCCGGTGGCGCGCATGCAGAACCTGGACCTGTTTACCTGGATGCGCGGCGACATCCTGGTCAAGGCCGACAAGATGAACATGGCCAACTCGCTGGAGCTGCGCGTTCCCTTCCTGGACAAAGAAGTCTTCGAGGTCGCCCAGACCATCCCGTTTGACCAGAAGATCGCCAACGGCACCACCAAGTACGCCCTGCGCAAGGCGATGGAGCAGATCGTGCCGCCGCACGTTTTGCACCGCAAGAAGCTGGGCTTCCCGGTGCCGATGCGCCACTGGCTGGCGGGCGACGAACTCTACGGCTGGGCGCAGGACACCATCCGCGAATCCCAGACCGACGACATCTTCGCCAAGGACCAAGTCCTGGAGATGCTCAAGGAGCACCGCGACGGTGTCTCCGACCACTCCCGCCGCCTGTGGACGGTGCTGGCGTTCATGGTCTGGCACGGCATCTTTGTCGAGCACCGCATCGACCCGCAGATCGAGCACAAGGACTACCCGGTCCAGCTCTAG
- the ctaE gene encoding aa3-type cytochrome oxidase subunit III, protein MTTAMTNQDMATPQNRVPALNRPNMVSVGTIAFLAQELMFFAGLFAMYFTSRANGLANGDWSTQTDHLNILFGGIITVVLIASSFTSQFGVFAAERGDVFGLRKWFTVTVVLGVIFLGLVAFEWTEMVMAGVTPQSSVFGSVVYIITGFHMAHVTAGIIAFIVVLLRVAKSKFTPAQATAAMAVSYYWHFVDAIWVGVFITIYIVQ, encoded by the coding sequence GTGACGACCGCAATGACAAACCAAGATATGGCGACGCCGCAGAATCGCGTCCCAGCGCTGAACCGTCCGAACATGGTCAGCGTGGGCACGATTGCGTTCCTCGCCCAAGAGCTCATGTTCTTTGCCGGTTTGTTCGCGATGTACTTCACGTCGCGCGCAAACGGCCTCGCCAACGGTGACTGGAGCACTCAGACCGATCACCTCAACATTCTGTTCGGCGGAATTATCACCGTCGTGCTGATCGCGTCCTCCTTCACCTCCCAGTTCGGTGTGTTCGCCGCCGAGAGGGGTGACGTGTTCGGCCTGCGCAAGTGGTTCACCGTGACCGTTGTGCTAGGCGTCATCTTCCTCGGCCTGGTGGCCTTTGAGTGGACCGAGATGGTCATGGCCGGCGTAACGCCGCAGTCCTCCGTCTTCGGTTCGGTGGTGTACATCATCACCGGCTTCCACATGGCCCACGTGACCGCCGGCATCATCGCGTTCATCGTGGTGCTGCTGCGCGTTGCCAAGTCGAAGTTCACCCCGGCTCAGGCAACCGCCGCGATGGCAGTTTCCTACTACTGGCACTTCGTCGATGCCATCTGGGTCGGCGTGTTCATCACCATCTACATCGTTCAGTAG
- the qcrC gene encoding cytochrome bc1 complex diheme cytochrome c subunit yields the protein MENTPKKKRQGRKTQRTLAGAAALTLGLTGAGLLASALTPNSQVATAARDDQALIQEGKDLYDVACITCHGANLQGVEDRGPSLIGTGEGAVYFQVNSGRMPMMSNDAQAERKRPRYTEEQALALAAYVAANGGGPELVYNEDGSLAMEELRGKDYDGNIQEADVARGGELFRLNCASCHNFTGRGGALSSGKYAPTLDPANEQEIYQAMLTGPQNMPKFSDRQLSADEKKDIIAFIKSTKETPSPGGYALGGLGPVSEGMAMWIIGVTLVAAAAMWIGSRS from the coding sequence ATGGAAAACACACCCAAGAAGAAGCGCCAGGGACGCAAGACGCAGCGCACGCTCGCTGGCGCAGCAGCCCTGACGCTGGGGTTGACCGGTGCGGGTCTGCTCGCATCCGCGCTCACCCCGAACTCACAGGTGGCAACGGCGGCCCGTGATGACCAGGCACTGATCCAGGAGGGCAAGGACCTCTACGACGTCGCTTGCATCACCTGCCACGGCGCGAACCTGCAGGGCGTCGAGGACCGTGGTCCGTCGCTCATCGGTACCGGCGAAGGCGCCGTGTACTTCCAGGTCAATTCCGGCCGTATGCCGATGATGTCCAACGACGCTCAGGCTGAACGCAAGCGTCCGCGCTACACCGAAGAGCAGGCTCTCGCCCTCGCCGCCTACGTTGCGGCGAACGGCGGCGGCCCGGAGCTGGTGTACAACGAGGACGGCTCGCTGGCCATGGAAGAGCTGCGTGGCAAGGACTACGACGGCAACATCCAGGAAGCAGACGTCGCCCGCGGCGGCGAGCTGTTCCGCCTGAACTGCGCGTCCTGCCACAACTTCACCGGCCGCGGCGGCGCACTGTCGTCCGGTAAGTACGCGCCGACGCTTGATCCGGCCAACGAGCAGGAGATCTACCAGGCCATGCTCACCGGCCCGCAGAACATGCCGAAGTTCTCTGACCGTCAGCTCTCCGCTGACGAGAAGAAGGACATCATCGCCTTCATCAAGTCCACCAAGGAAACCCCGTCCCCGGGCGGCTACGCCCTCGGTGGCCTCGGCCCGGTTTCTGAAGGTATGGCGATGTGGATCATCGGCGTGACCCTGGTCGCTGCCGCTGCTATGTGGATTGGATCTCGCTCATGA